From Coffea arabica cultivar ET-39 chromosome 2e, Coffea Arabica ET-39 HiFi, whole genome shotgun sequence, the proteins below share one genomic window:
- the LOC140037060 gene encoding calreticulin-like, whose translation MASQQRRINPSFLFLCLALGLLFACASAKVFFEERFDDGWEKRWVKSDWKKEDNTAGEWNYTAGKWHGDPNDKGIQTSEDYRFYAISAEFPEFSNKDKTLVFQFSVKHEQKLDCGGGYMKLLSGDVDQKKFGGDSPYSIMFGPDICGYTTKKVHAILNYNETNHLIKKDVPCETDQLTHVYTFILRPDATYSILIDNVEKQTGSLYSDWDLLPPKKIKDPEAKKPEDWDDKEYIPDPEDKKPEGYDDIPKEIPDPDAKKPEDWDDEEDGEWTAPTIPNPEYKGPWKAKKIKNPNYKGKWKAPLIDNPEFKDDADLYVYPNLKYVGIELWQVKSGTLFDNVLVSDDPEYAKKLAEETWGKHKDAEKAAFDEAEKKREEEEAKDDPVDSDAEEGDDDDAADEADSDDADTKSETKEDVTAAAEENVKDEL comes from the exons ATGGCGTCGCAGCAGCGGAGAATAAACCCTAGCTTTCTCTTTCTATGCCTTGCTCTCGGCCTCCTCTTCGCCTGCGCCTCCGCTAAGGTCTTCTTCGAAGAGCGTTTCGATG ATGGATGGGAGAAACGGTGGGTAAAGTCTGATTGGAAAAAGGAAGATAATACTGCTGGAGAGTGGAATTATACTGCTGGTAAATGGCATGGAGACCCCAATGATAAAG GTATTCAGACCAGTGAAGACTACAGGTTCTATGCCATTTCAGCTGAGTTCCCTGAGTTCAGCAACAAGGATAAAACCTTAGTGTTCCAATTCTCCGTGAAGCATGAACAGAAGCTTGACTGTGGTGGTGGCTACATGAAACTACTCAGTGGTGATGTTGATCAAAAGAAATTTGGTGGTGACAGCCCATACAG TATCATGTTTGGACCAGATATCTGTGGCTACACAACCAAAAAAGTTCATGCCATTCTCAACTACAACGAAACAAACCACTTAATCAAGAAGGACGTCCCATGTGAAACTGACCAACTCACTCATGTCTATACCTTCATCCTACGCCCAGATGCCACTTACAGCATCCTAATTGACAATGTTGAGAAGCAGACTGGTAGCTTGTATTCTGACTGGGACCTTCTTCCACCGAAGAAAATTAAGGATCCAGAGGCCAAGAAA CCTGAAGATTGGGATGACAAGGAATACATTCCTGATCCTGAAGATAAGAAACCAGAG GGTTATGATGACATCCCTAAGGAGATTCCCGATCCTGATGCCAAGAAG CCTGAGGACTgggatgatgaagaagatggtGAGTGGACGGCCCCAACCATTCCCAATCCAGAATACAAGGGTCCGTGGAAGGCCAAG AAAATCAAGAATCCTAACTATAAGGGAAAATGGAAGGCACCTTTGATTGATAACCCAG AATTTAAGGATGATGCAGATCTATATGTTTACCCGAACTTGAAGTATGTAGGCATTGAACTGTGGCAG GTGAAATCTGGAACTCTATTTGACAATGTATTGGTATCTGATGATCCTGAATATGCTAAGAAGTTGGCTGAAGAGACATGGGGCAAGCATAAGGAT GCTGAAAAAGCTGCTTTTGATGAGgcagaaaagaagagagaggaggag GAAGCAAAGGATGACCCAGTCGATTCTGAT GCTGAGGAAGgcgatgatgatgatgctgcTGATGAAGCAGATAGTGATGATGCAGACACCAAATCAGAAACAAAGGAAGATGTTACTGCCGCAGCTGAGGAAAATGTTAAA GACGAGCTGTAG
- the LOC113732950 gene encoding pyrophosphate-energized vacuolar membrane proton pump, with translation MGLMSEAFSQTLIPVCALIGILFALVQWFLVSRIRVASSGPDSYEDQLIEEDDEQVEGIDSAEVVNKKCAEIQNAISVGATSFLFTEYKYLGIFMFVFGVIIFIFLGSVKGFSTKSEPCTYNEGNLCKPALANAIFSTIAFWLGSLTSVLSGFLGMKIATFANARTTLEARKGIGKAFITAFRSGAVMGFLLAANGLLVLYVSINLFKLYYEDDWEGLYESITGYGLGGSSMALFGRVGGGIYTKAADVGADLVGKVEKNIPEDDPRNPAVIADNVGDNVGDIAGMGSDLFGSYAESSCAALFVASISSFGIHHDYAAMSYPLIISSVGIIVCLITTVIATDVVEIKTVSEIEPSLKRQLLISTVLMTVGIAGVSFLVLPSKFTLFDFGTDKVVKNWHLFFCVSIGLWAGLVIGYVTEYYTSNAYSPVQDVADSCRTGAATNVIFGLALGYKSVIIPIFAIAIAIYVSFSLAAMYGIAMSALGMLSTIATGLAIDAYGPISDNAGGIAEMAGMSHRIRERTDALDAAGNTTAAIGKGFAIGSAALVSLALFGAYVSRAGIKTVDVLTPKVFIGLIVGAMLPYWFSAMTMKSVGSAALKMVEEVRRQFNTMPGLLEGTRKPDYATCVKISTDASLKEMIPPGALVMLTPLIAGTLFGVETLAGLLAGSLVSGVQVAISASNTGGAWDNAKKYIEAGASEHARTLGPKGSDAHKAAVIGDTVGDPLKDTSGPSLNILIKLMAVESLVFAPFFASHGGLLFKYL, from the exons ATGGGGTTGATGAGTGAGGCCTTTTCACAGACTCTGATTCCTGTGTGTGCTTTGATAGGCATTTTGTTTGCTTTAGTCCAGTGGTTTCTGGTTTCAAGGATAAGAGTAGCTTCAAGCGGTCCTGACAGTTACGAGGATCAGTTgattgaagaagatgatgaacaAGTGGAAGGCATTGATTCGGCTGAGGTTGTTAACAAGAAGTGTGCTGAGATTCAAAATGCTATTTCTGTTG GTGCAACTTCGTTTCTGTTCACAGAGTACAAGTACCTTGGAATATTCATGTTTGTATTTGGTGTAATCATCTTCATATTCCTTGGATCGGTTAAAGGCTTTAGCACCAAAAGTGAACCCTGCACTTACAATGAAGGAAATCTCTGCAAGCCAGCTTTGGCCAATGCTATCTTCAGCACAATTGCCTTCTGGCTTGGATCCCTGACATCGGTTCTCTCAGGTTTCTTAGGAATGAAGATTGCTACATTTGCCAATGCAAGGACAACTTTGGAGGCAAGGAAAGGAATTGGGAAGGCATTCATAACAGCCTTCCGTTCTGGTGCAGTGATGGGTTTCCTGCTTGCAGCCAATGGCCTCTTGGTGCTTTATGTATCCATAAACTTATTCAAACTATATTACGAGGATGATTGGGAGGGACTCTACGAATCGATCACTGGTTATGGTCTTGGAGGGTCTTCTATGGCACTCTTTGGAAGAGTTGGAGGTGGAATCTATACAAAAGCAGCAGATGTTGGGGCTGACCTAGTTGGCAAAGTTGAGAAGAATATACCCGAAGATGATCCCCGTAACCCAGCT GTTATTGCAGACAACGTTGGCGATAATGTTGGAGACATTGCCGGAATGGGTTCTGACTTATTTGGATCTTATGCTGAATCATCCTGTGCAGCACTCTTTGTTGCCTCAATTTCATCTTTTGGTATACACCATGACTATGCAGCGATGTCTTATCCTCTAATTATTAGCTCTGTGGGGATAATCGTTTGCTTGATAACAACTGTTATTGCAACTGATGTTGTTGAGATTAAAACTGTCAGTGAGATTGAACCATCTTTGAAGAGGCAACTTCTTATCTCAACTGTTCTTATGACTGTTGGGATAGCTGGAGTAAGCTTCCTTGTTTTACCATCAAAGTTCACTTTGTTCGACTTTGGGACTGACAAAGTTGTGAAGAACTG GCATCTTTTTTTCTGCGTTTCCATTGGCTTATGGGCTGGCTTGGTGATTGGATACGTTACTGAGTATTATACTAGCAATGCTTACAG TCCGGTGCAGGATGTAGCAGATTCTTGTAGAACTGGTGCAGCAACAAATGTAATCTTTGGGTTAGCTCTGGGATACAAGTCTGTTATCATTCCCATATTTGCCATAGCCATTGCTATTTATGTAAGCTTCAGCTTGGCTGCAATGTATGGTATTGCAATGTCAGCTTTGGGAATGCTCAGCACTATCGCCACTGGACTTGCAATTGATGCTTATGGCCCAATAAGTGACAATGCTGGTGGTATAGCAGAAATGGCTGGAATGAGCCACAGGATTCGTGAAAGAACAGATGCTCTGGATGCCGCCGGAAACACAACAGCTGCAATTGGCAAG GGTTTTGCGATTGGATCAGCTGCTCtggtttctcttgctctcttcgGTGCTTATGTAAGCAGAGCTGGTATCAAGACTGTTGATGTCTTGACTCCAAAAGTCTTCATTGGCTTAATTGTTGGGGCCATGCTTCCTTATTGGTTCTCAGCAATGACAATGAAGAGCGTAGGAAGTGCAGCACTGAAAATGGTCGAAGAGGTCAGGCGACAATTTAACACCATGCCTGGGCTTCTAGAAGGAACAAGAAAACCAGACTATGCAACATGTGTAAAGATTTCAACCGATGCTTCGCTCAAGGAAATGATACCACCAGGTGCTCTTGTTATGCTAACACCATTAATTGCTGGGACTTTATTCGGGGTCGAAACTCTGGCTGGTCTGCTTGCTGGCTCCCTTGTTTCTGGTGTTCAG GTAGCCATCTCCGCTTCTAACACAGGAGGGGCATGGGACAATGCCAAGAAGTACATAGAG GCTGGTGCTTCAGAACATGCTCGAACACTGGGGCCTAAGGGATCAGATGCTCACAAAGCTGCTGTAATTGGTGACACAGTTGGAGATCCCCTCAAGGACACTTCTGGTCCATCGTTGAATATCTTGATCAAGCTCATGGCCGTTGAATCATTAGTTTTCGCTCCTTTCTTCGCAAGCCACGGGGGATTGCTGTTCAAATATCTTTGA
- the LOC140004346 gene encoding RNA pseudouridine synthase 1-like has protein sequence MTIMPLVRHLPSANLLSASFSKPLRFLSMATKTHLDSIDSQVKNDPTSLQNYPVPLSPPLPSISKNIELNRALTASSRSSLFSLSRNHVLFEDQWLIAINKPQGIYCENVLSAVPSLLTDSTDSGTEVKLTELHLANRLDRDTSGIMIITKSHKVAAKLVKAFTEHKVRKTYIASCVGQAPKWVNITMKSGHGRSRYGAWRVYAASDVGKTLPGGSIVKDMETLFEVLSVNGQGQFKEFSESGRDISEVMIIEQKSEIDCNLKKDEILVRAYPKSGRTHQIRLHCQYLGMPIRGDVKYEGAYEWKERTYDGHELHAESLSFEHPVTAENVLIQAPLPSWACQFFESEPLWTN, from the exons ATGACCATAATGCCCTTGGTCCGCCATCTTCCTTCAGCCAATCTCCTCTCTGCATCTTTCTCCAAACCCCTGCGTTTCCTCTCAATGGCGACCAAGACCCACTTGGATTCCATCGATTCCCAGGTCAAAAACGACCCCACAAGTCTCCAAAATTACCCAGTACCCCTGTCCCCACCACTGCCCTCCATATCCAAGAACATAGAGCTCAACAGAGCCTTAACTGCTTCTTCAAGATCgtcccttttttctctttcaagaAATCATGTGCTTTTTGAAGACCAGTGGCTCATTGCTATTAACAAGCCTCAAGGGATTTACTGTGAGAATGTCTTGTCTGCTGTCCCGAGCCTACTCACCGATTCCACTGACTCAG GGACTGAAGTGAAGCTGACGGAGCTTCATCTAGCTAATAGACTTGATCGTGACACTAGTGGTATCATGATAATTACCAAGTCACATAAAGTGGCTGCCAAGCTTGTAAAAGCTTTTACAGAACACAAGGTCAGGAAAACATACATAGCTTCCTGTGTTGGTCAAGCTCCAAAATGGGTAAATATCACAATGAAGTCCGGTCATGGACGATCAAGGTACGGAGCCTGGCGTGTTTATGCTGCTTCAGATGTGGGCAAGACACTACCAGGCGGATCAATTGTCAAGGATATGGAAACCTTATTTGAAGTGCTATCAGTAAATGGGCAGGGGCAATTTAAAGAGTTTTCTGAATCAGGAAGAGACATATCAGAAGTTATGATTATTGAacagaaatctgaaattgatTGCAACTTGAAGAAAGATGAGATTTTGGTAAGAGCATACCCCAAGAGTGGAAGAACACATCAAATTCGCTTGCACTGCCAGTACCTGGGAATGCCTATTAGAGGGGATGTAAAATATGAAGGTGCCTATGAGTGGAAAGAAAGAACATATGATGGTCATGAGCTTCACGCAGAGAGCTTGTCCTTTGAGCATCCTGTTACTGCTGAAAATGTGTTAATTCAAGCACCTCTACCATCGTGGGCTTGCCAATTTTTTGAGTCTGAGCCATTGTGGACAAACTAA